A single region of the Candidatus Methylomirabilota bacterium genome encodes:
- a CDS encoding dihydrodipicolinate synthase family protein, producing MSQGLRFHGCMPANLLPFTADLAVDEPAYRAHLRWLADAPGVTGIVANGHAAEVASLDREERKRTLAIALDEVAGKVPVVTGIYSDGSREAADLARDARAAGAAGLLVFPPTLFMWGAQLKPDMVLRHFQVIADAVDLPIVVFEYPPASGIGYSPETLAELCKIPTVAAVKDWSNDIVSYEKNLRAVRATGRPVAVMSSFTMSLMASFLLGADGCISGMGSVVADRQASLLAAVRAGRFEEARQINDRLAPLVSVFYAPPFVDMHNRMKEALALLGRIPAAHVRPPLTPVSDDERHRIRLALRASGLSA from the coding sequence ATGAGCCAGGGCCTTCGCTTCCACGGATGCATGCCGGCCAACCTCCTGCCCTTCACCGCCGATCTGGCCGTCGACGAGCCCGCGTATCGCGCGCACCTGCGCTGGCTCGCGGACGCCCCCGGGGTGACCGGCATCGTGGCCAACGGCCACGCCGCGGAGGTGGCCTCGCTCGACCGCGAGGAGCGCAAGCGCACCCTCGCGATCGCGCTCGACGAGGTGGCCGGCAAGGTACCGGTGGTGACCGGTATCTACAGCGACGGTAGCCGGGAGGCGGCGGACCTCGCGCGCGACGCGCGGGCCGCGGGCGCGGCCGGTCTGCTCGTCTTCCCGCCCACCCTGTTCATGTGGGGCGCGCAGCTGAAGCCCGACATGGTGCTGCGTCACTTCCAGGTGATCGCCGACGCGGTGGACCTGCCGATCGTCGTCTTCGAGTACCCGCCGGCCTCCGGCATCGGCTACAGCCCGGAGACGCTCGCCGAGCTGTGCAAGATCCCGACGGTGGCTGCGGTGAAGGACTGGTCCAACGACATCGTCTCCTACGAGAAGAACCTCCGCGCCGTCCGCGCGACCGGGCGCCCGGTCGCGGTCATGTCGTCGTTCACCATGTCGCTGATGGCGAGCTTCCTGCTCGGCGCCGACGGCTGCATCTCGGGCATGGGCAGCGTGGTGGCCGACCGGCAGGCGAGCCTGCTCGCGGCGGTGCGGGCCGGCCGCTTCGAGGAGGCGCGGCAGATCAACGACCGGCTGGCTCCCCTGGTGAGCGTGTTCTACGCCCCGCCGTTCGTGGACATGCACAACCGCATGAAGGAAGCGCTCGCGCTCCTCGGGCGCATCCCGGCCGCCCACGTGCGGCCCCCGCTGACGCCCGTTTCCGACGACGAGCGACACCGCATCCGTCTGGCCCTGCGCGCCTCCGGCCTCTCCGCGTAA
- a CDS encoding aminotransferase class III-fold pyridoxal phosphate-dependent enzyme produces MAGPVGRSPDEEALLQKAMRVLPGGVLGGYYAPQELAFVVREARGPRLHDFSGREYIDYILGSGPLVLGHAHPAVVAAVEAQLRRGTTYFQLSEPTLNLAEEICRAVPCAEQVRFCGSGSEATFFALRVARAYRKRDKILKFEGGFHGVHDYSLMSVGPREPKAFPAPTPDSAGIPHAIQGEVLVAPFNDLAETEAMIEAHHHDLAAVIMEPFQRLIVPDGDFLRGVRAVTSRHGIPLIFDEIVTGFRFAYGGAQQYYGVVPDLAAFGKIVGGGFPLAAVAGPRDIMRHFSQELDGSGEFVQQAGTLNGNPIAAAAGLATLAELRKPGTYERLFATGARLKQGLAAAARRAGLAAQVAGEAPVFEIYFTDRPITDYRATLTADRELHAAFTREMLTRGVVKAAQKFYVSLVHGDAEVTRTLEVFEDALAAAAGTSR; encoded by the coding sequence ATGGCAGGTCCGGTCGGCCGTAGCCCCGACGAAGAAGCGCTGCTGCAGAAGGCGATGCGGGTCCTGCCCGGCGGTGTCCTGGGCGGCTACTACGCTCCGCAGGAGCTGGCCTTCGTGGTCCGAGAGGCGCGCGGGCCGCGGCTCCACGATTTTTCGGGGCGCGAGTACATCGACTACATCCTGGGCAGCGGGCCGCTCGTGCTGGGCCACGCGCATCCCGCGGTGGTGGCGGCGGTCGAGGCGCAGCTGCGCCGAGGCACGACCTACTTCCAGCTGAGCGAGCCCACGCTGAATCTGGCCGAGGAGATCTGCCGGGCGGTGCCGTGCGCCGAGCAGGTACGCTTCTGCGGCAGCGGGAGCGAGGCGACCTTCTTCGCGCTGCGGGTGGCGCGCGCGTATCGCAAGCGCGACAAGATCCTGAAGTTCGAGGGCGGCTTCCACGGCGTGCACGACTATTCGCTGATGAGCGTGGGCCCGCGCGAGCCGAAGGCCTTCCCCGCGCCCACGCCGGACTCGGCGGGCATCCCGCACGCCATCCAGGGCGAGGTGCTGGTGGCCCCGTTCAACGACCTGGCCGAGACCGAGGCCATGATCGAGGCGCACCACCACGATCTGGCCGCGGTGATCATGGAGCCGTTCCAGCGGTTGATCGTGCCGGACGGAGACTTCCTCCGGGGCGTTCGCGCGGTCACCTCGCGGCACGGCATCCCGCTGATCTTCGACGAGATCGTGACCGGCTTCCGCTTCGCCTACGGCGGAGCCCAGCAGTACTACGGCGTCGTCCCCGACCTGGCCGCGTTCGGCAAGATCGTGGGCGGCGGCTTCCCATTGGCCGCGGTGGCCGGACCCCGCGACATCATGCGCCACTTCTCCCAGGAGCTGGACGGCTCCGGCGAGTTCGTGCAGCAGGCCGGCACGCTCAACGGCAATCCCATCGCGGCCGCCGCCGGGCTCGCCACGCTGGCCGAGCTGCGCAAGCCCGGCACCTACGAGCGGCTGTTCGCGACCGGGGCCCGCCTGAAGCAGGGGCTCGCCGCGGCGGCCCGGCGGGCCGGCCTCGCCGCGCAAGTGGCGGGCGAAGCGCCGGTCTTCGAGATCTACTTCACCGACCGTCCCATCACCGACTACCGGGCCACGCTCACCGCCGACCGGGAGCTCCACGCCGCCTTCACGCGGGAGATGCTCACGCGGGGCGTGGTCAAGGCGGCCCAGAAGTTCTACGTCTCGCTCGTGCACGGAGACGCCGAGGTCACGCGTACCCTCGAGGTGTTCGAGGACGCGCTGGCCGCGGCGGCGGGAACTTCCCGCTGA
- a CDS encoding ABC transporter substrate-binding protein: MANHEPEEFWYQGKITRRRWLGLSAAAAGAVGASLVVPAPWRSAFGQAKPYKIGTLQPLSGAAAAGGKTALVGSQMAVDRINKAGGLNGRPIELIVADYESKPDVGRRKAEKLAVEDKIDLHQGGFLSNVCIACMPVWEEHKILNMIGVCLDTTITTSKCSRYTFRPFDYAPAQAVAFAPYLVKKLGKKWHIAYADYSWGQSTRDAYADQIKKAGGEVVDTTGIPLGTADMTPFLSKITGNFDGFFGIFFGKDGITIGNQAYDLGMTKKYKWAGDGAIAESTNLPALGNKIEGFVGINRYIPVLEGPLNTPAHKKFFDEAVVRLKQIDPSGPLPDRYVQSNFEAMNFVKLGIQKSGFKGREDTMKLIEALEGMEVKASDDFPQGDKTLRKDDHQAFVSEFIFDIKGGKHRIVEVVPKEKTMFPPACKFA, encoded by the coding sequence ATGGCCAATCACGAACCCGAGGAGTTCTGGTATCAGGGCAAGATCACCCGGCGGCGCTGGCTCGGTCTGAGTGCCGCCGCGGCCGGCGCGGTCGGCGCGAGCCTGGTCGTCCCGGCCCCCTGGCGGTCCGCCTTCGGCCAGGCCAAGCCGTACAAGATCGGCACGCTGCAGCCGCTCTCCGGCGCCGCGGCGGCAGGCGGCAAGACCGCCCTGGTCGGCAGCCAGATGGCGGTCGACCGCATCAACAAGGCGGGCGGCCTCAACGGCCGACCCATCGAGCTGATCGTGGCCGACTACGAGTCCAAGCCCGACGTGGGACGGCGCAAGGCCGAGAAGCTGGCGGTCGAGGACAAGATCGATCTCCACCAGGGCGGCTTCCTCTCCAACGTGTGTATCGCGTGCATGCCGGTGTGGGAGGAGCACAAGATCCTGAACATGATCGGGGTGTGCCTCGACACCACCATCACCACCTCCAAGTGCAGCCGCTACACCTTCCGCCCGTTCGACTACGCTCCGGCCCAGGCGGTCGCCTTCGCGCCCTACCTGGTGAAGAAGCTGGGCAAGAAGTGGCACATCGCCTACGCCGACTACTCGTGGGGCCAGTCCACGCGCGACGCCTACGCCGACCAGATCAAGAAGGCGGGCGGCGAGGTGGTCGACACCACCGGCATCCCGCTCGGCACCGCCGACATGACCCCGTTCCTGTCCAAGATCACCGGAAACTTCGACGGTTTCTTCGGGATCTTCTTCGGCAAGGACGGCATCACCATCGGCAACCAGGCGTACGACCTCGGCATGACCAAGAAGTACAAGTGGGCGGGCGACGGCGCCATCGCGGAGTCCACCAACTTGCCCGCTCTCGGCAACAAGATCGAGGGCTTCGTCGGCATCAACCGGTACATCCCGGTGCTCGAGGGCCCGCTCAACACGCCGGCCCACAAGAAGTTCTTCGACGAGGCGGTGGTCCGGCTGAAGCAGATCGATCCCTCGGGCCCCCTTCCGGACCGCTACGTGCAGTCGAACTTCGAGGCGATGAACTTCGTCAAGCTCGGCATTCAGAAGTCCGGCTTCAAGGGCCGCGAGGACACGATGAAGCTCATCGAGGCGCTCGAGGGGATGGAAGTCAAGGCCAGCGACGACTTCCCCCAGGGCGACAAGACCCTCCGCAAGGACGACCACCAGGCATTCGTGAGCGAGTTCATCTTCGACATCAAGGGCGGCAAGCACCGGATCGTGGAGGTGGTCCCGAAGGAGAAGACCATGTTCCCGCCGGCCTGCAAGTTCGCCTAG
- a CDS encoding ABC transporter ATP-binding protein, which produces MTAEPSVGGARSALVPEGVGPERGAAGSPILRAEALTVRFGGLTALNGVNVQVQRGEIRAIIGPNGAGKSTFFNCLTGVLRPTSGRVLLNGEDVTGLPPNRISQKGIARSYQITNILPNATALENVRIAAQSRRHSWALLTHHRSYRDIIDKADAALQAVGLRPKADELAANLSHGEQRNLEIGIALATEPQLLCLDEPTAGMSAAETHDTMQLVRRIAKDLTIMIVEHDMQVVMELAQRITVLHYGEVLAEGTPAEIQRNPKVLEVYLKT; this is translated from the coding sequence GTGACGGCAGAGCCGTCCGTCGGCGGCGCCCGCTCCGCGCTCGTCCCCGAAGGGGTGGGACCGGAGCGGGGCGCCGCCGGCTCGCCCATCCTGCGCGCCGAAGCCCTCACCGTCCGGTTCGGCGGCCTCACCGCGCTGAACGGAGTGAACGTCCAGGTGCAGCGGGGTGAGATCCGCGCCATCATCGGCCCCAACGGAGCGGGCAAGAGCACGTTCTTCAACTGCCTGACCGGCGTGCTTCGCCCGACCTCCGGGCGCGTCCTGCTGAACGGGGAGGACGTGACCGGACTGCCGCCGAACCGCATCTCCCAGAAGGGCATCGCCCGCTCCTATCAGATCACCAACATCCTGCCCAACGCCACCGCGCTCGAGAACGTCCGGATCGCGGCGCAGTCGCGGCGCCACAGCTGGGCCCTGCTCACCCACCACCGGTCGTATCGCGACATCATCGACAAGGCGGACGCGGCCCTGCAGGCGGTCGGCCTGCGGCCCAAGGCCGACGAGCTGGCCGCGAATCTCTCCCACGGCGAGCAGCGCAACCTCGAGATCGGCATCGCGCTGGCCACCGAGCCGCAGCTCCTGTGCCTGGACGAGCCCACCGCGGGCATGAGCGCGGCCGAAACCCACGACACCATGCAGCTGGTGCGCCGCATCGCGAAGGACCTGACCATCATGATCGTGGAGCACGACATGCAGGTCGTGATGGAGCTGGCCCAGCGCATCACCGTGTTGCACTACGGCGAGGTGCTCGCGGAGGGCACGCCGGCCGAGATCCAGCGCAACCCGAAGGTGCTCGAGGTGTACCTCAAGACGTGA
- a CDS encoding ABC transporter ATP-binding protein, whose amino-acid sequence MSGAASAAASSLVTVEGIHTFYGKSHILHGVSLEVGRGEVVGLLGRNGVGKSTTLKTVMGLVRPSQGAVRYEGQAITGLAPHRLARIGIGYVPEDRRIFRLLTVMENLRTGLDRHGVTEARKQALLDKVYEYFPVLADRRGQAGGTLSGGEQQMLAIARAMMLEPKIILLDEPTEGLMPRMVSQIRNIIDALHREGVAILLVEQNVPLTLEASQRIYIMEKGVVRHHAPAAELRANDAVIHQYMGV is encoded by the coding sequence GTGAGCGGCGCGGCCAGTGCGGCGGCGTCCTCGCTCGTCACCGTCGAAGGGATCCACACCTTCTACGGCAAGAGCCACATCCTCCACGGCGTGTCGCTCGAGGTGGGCCGCGGCGAGGTGGTGGGCCTGCTCGGCCGCAATGGCGTGGGCAAGAGCACGACCCTCAAGACCGTCATGGGCCTGGTGCGCCCGAGCCAGGGCGCGGTCCGCTACGAAGGCCAGGCGATCACCGGCCTGGCCCCCCATCGGCTGGCCCGGATCGGCATCGGCTACGTGCCGGAGGACCGCCGCATCTTCCGCCTGCTCACCGTGATGGAGAACCTGCGCACCGGGCTCGACCGGCACGGTGTCACCGAGGCCCGGAAGCAGGCTCTCCTCGACAAAGTCTACGAATACTTCCCGGTGCTGGCCGACCGCCGCGGCCAGGCCGGCGGCACGCTGTCCGGCGGCGAGCAGCAGATGCTCGCGATCGCCCGGGCGATGATGCTCGAGCCGAAGATCATCCTGCTCGACGAGCCCACCGAGGGGCTCATGCCCCGGATGGTGTCGCAGATCAGGAACATCATCGACGCGCTCCATCGGGAAGGCGTGGCCATCCTGCTGGTCGAGCAGAACGTGCCGCTCACCCTCGAGGCGAGCCAGCGCATCTACATCATGGAGAAGGGCGTGGTCCGTCACCACGCGCCCGCCGCCGAGCTGCGGGCGAACGACGCGGTCATCCACCAGTACATGGGGGTGTAG
- a CDS encoding branched-chain amino acid ABC transporter permease gives MGIPLEQVLIQTINGVVTGMILALVASGLTLIFGIMDVVNFAHGELFMLGAYVGVVTMVATGNFWIALITAILVIAALGAVIQVTTLRPLLGRDPLTTILATFGLSLVLQNYALWQFGPVARKIPEPITGHFTLFYLDYPWYRIAIALLSAAIIGGLWLFLKFGTYGIWIRATTQDRVMAAAMGIPVPWVHTAVFAIGAGMAAASGVLFGPLVGVNHAMGLDWVLKAFIVVVVGGMGNLGGSIAASIFISLLEAYASLWVSPAQAVIVSFVALILTLLFRPTGLFVPTPK, from the coding sequence GTGGGCATCCCGCTCGAGCAGGTGCTCATCCAGACCATCAACGGCGTCGTCACCGGGATGATCCTGGCCCTGGTGGCCTCGGGCCTGACCCTGATCTTCGGCATCATGGACGTGGTCAACTTCGCGCACGGCGAGCTGTTCATGCTGGGGGCCTACGTCGGCGTGGTCACGATGGTGGCCACCGGAAACTTCTGGATCGCCCTGATCACCGCCATCCTGGTCATCGCCGCGCTCGGCGCGGTGATCCAGGTGACCACGCTGCGCCCGCTGCTGGGGCGCGATCCGCTCACCACCATCCTGGCCACCTTCGGGCTCTCACTGGTCCTGCAGAACTACGCGCTGTGGCAGTTCGGCCCGGTGGCCCGCAAGATTCCCGAGCCGATCACCGGCCACTTCACGCTGTTCTACCTGGACTATCCCTGGTACCGCATCGCCATCGCGCTGCTGTCGGCCGCGATCATCGGCGGGCTCTGGCTGTTCCTGAAGTTCGGGACCTACGGGATCTGGATCCGGGCCACGACGCAGGACCGGGTCATGGCCGCGGCGATGGGCATTCCGGTGCCGTGGGTGCACACCGCGGTGTTCGCCATCGGCGCCGGCATGGCTGCGGCCAGCGGGGTGCTCTTCGGTCCCCTGGTCGGCGTCAATCACGCGATGGGCCTCGACTGGGTGTTGAAGGCCTTCATCGTGGTGGTGGTGGGCGGGATGGGCAACCTCGGCGGATCCATCGCCGCGTCGATCTTCATCAGCCTGCTCGAGGCCTACGCCTCGCTCTGGGTGAGCCCGGCCCAGGCGGTCATCGTCTCCTTCGTGGCGCTGATCCTGACCCTGCTCTTCCGTCCCACCGGACTCTTCGTCCCGACGCCGAAATGA
- a CDS encoding branched-chain amino acid ABC transporter permease produces MTSTRSPVAFWTGFAIVLGLLILAPLVLPEFWRRFVTEILIWGLLAMSSDILIGYTGMVSFGHSAFFGLGMYGAAAALLSVRPPNLWVALVYGLAAAAVVAVFVAYFSTRLREIYFSITTLVFSQIFYVIIFTWTEVTGGENGLTFRRPALSIPGLFSIPFDSNTLHWFVLAVVTVSYLVLRRITQSPFGMVLQSIRENEPRTRAIGYAVERYKMVAVMLSGLFAGLAGVLYAVQNRFAAPDFVFFVISGEVVIFNVMGGVGTLVGPIVGAAFFLLLREGFSRFFTEYYLIWVGLIFTAMVIFMPQGLLGFWRRRLNQ; encoded by the coding sequence ATGACGAGCACTCGGTCCCCGGTGGCCTTCTGGACCGGCTTCGCCATCGTCCTGGGACTGCTCATTCTCGCGCCCCTGGTCCTGCCCGAGTTCTGGCGACGCTTCGTGACCGAGATCCTGATCTGGGGCTTGCTCGCGATGTCCTCCGATATCCTGATCGGCTACACCGGCATGGTCTCGTTCGGCCATTCCGCGTTCTTCGGGCTCGGCATGTACGGCGCGGCCGCCGCACTGCTGTCGGTGCGGCCGCCGAACCTCTGGGTGGCCCTGGTCTATGGGCTCGCCGCCGCGGCGGTGGTGGCAGTCTTCGTGGCGTACTTCTCGACCCGGCTGCGCGAGATCTACTTCTCGATCACCACCCTCGTCTTCTCGCAGATCTTCTACGTCATCATCTTCACGTGGACCGAGGTCACCGGCGGCGAGAACGGCCTGACCTTCAGGCGTCCCGCCCTGTCGATCCCCGGGCTCTTCTCGATCCCGTTCGACTCGAACACGCTGCACTGGTTCGTGCTGGCGGTCGTCACCGTGTCCTATCTGGTGCTGCGCCGGATCACCCAGTCGCCGTTCGGCATGGTGCTGCAATCCATTCGCGAGAACGAGCCACGGACCCGGGCCATCGGCTACGCGGTCGAGCGGTACAAGATGGTGGCGGTGATGCTCTCGGGGCTCTTCGCGGGGCTGGCCGGCGTGCTCTACGCGGTGCAGAATCGCTTTGCCGCGCCCGACTTCGTGTTCTTCGTGATCTCGGGCGAGGTGGTCATCTTCAACGTCATGGGCGGCGTCGGCACGCTGGTGGGACCGATCGTGGGCGCCGCCTTCTTCTTGCTGCTGCGCGAGGGTTTCTCGCGCTTCTTCACCGAGTACTATTTGATCTGGGTGGGCCTCATCTTCACCGCGATGGTCATCTTCATGCCGCAGGGGCTGCTCGGCTTCTGGCGCCGGCGCCTCAACCAGTAG
- the dut gene encoding dUTP diphosphatase: MALRIEIVRDDPTLPLPAYAREGDAGLDLAAATTVTLPPGGRQLVPTGLRVAIPIGHAGLVLPRSGLALRSGVTVLNAPGLIDAGYRGEMGVLLVNHGAEAVTVTRGERIAQLVIQPVERATVVEVRELDATPRGAGGFGSTGV; this comes from the coding sequence ATGGCGCTACGCATCGAGATCGTCCGAGACGACCCGACGCTGCCGCTTCCCGCATACGCGCGCGAGGGCGACGCCGGGCTCGATCTCGCGGCGGCCACGACGGTGACGCTTCCGCCCGGGGGGCGGCAGCTCGTGCCCACCGGCCTGCGCGTGGCGATTCCGATCGGCCACGCGGGCCTGGTGCTGCCCCGCTCCGGATTGGCGCTCCGCTCCGGCGTGACCGTGCTCAACGCGCCCGGACTGATCGACGCGGGCTATCGCGGAGAGATGGGCGTGCTCCTCGTCAACCACGGCGCCGAAGCGGTGACGGTCACGCGGGGCGAGCGGATCGCCCAGCTCGTCATCCAGCCGGTCGAGCGGGCGACGGTAGTGGAGGTGCGGGAGCTCGACGCCACGCCGCGCGGGGCCGGCGGCTTCGGCTCGACCGGCGTCTGA